The sequence below is a genomic window from Vibrio navarrensis.
GTCAAATAAAACAACATTTATCTAAAACCAATCGCACACCAAAAAAAATTCACTGTGTCGGGCACAGTTTGGGGGGAGCATTAGCATCGCTTTGTGCCGACTGGCTAAAAAGCGAGTACTCTTGTCGAGTCAATCTCTATACTTTTGGCGCACCACGTGTTGGCTTGGAACAATACGCCATTAAATCAGGCAACAGAGCTGATAAAATATTCCGCTGTACTCATGGAGGAGATCCTGTCCCTATGATTCCACTTTGGCCTTTTGTCCACGCGCCCTATCAAGGCCAGGAGTATCGTTTAGACAGTTCAACCCGAGTCTGTATAAGCGCTCATTCAATGTCTGCATTCTCAAACCCTGGATATTTAAATACGGCAAGTTCTGAAGACTGGACAGCATTAAAGATTAGCGCTAACCAATATTTGCATACGCCTGTCAGATTGAAATTTGAGCACAGAAATCAAGCTTCATTTTCAGAATACTGGGCAAATAAAATAAGCTCAGCCCTGATCACTCTTTTGAAAGATGCTGGCCTTCTCGCTTCCATTGCAGCACAGGCATCCATCTCTGTCGGACTCACATTTTATGACTTACTCTCCAGACATCTTGAGAAAGTCGCCAAAGCGTCGAAAGTACGG
It includes:
- a CDS encoding lipase family protein; this translates as MATLTPKLASQIANIPYEIYHGENLKILSGEFKKHFSFSEDSTFKGQTGGISLLENVPLIRKVIPGAMRTSKAFAVIGIGKGIYQDEIVVSIRGTQNANDWVTNANIGCKGSPNGSIAHAGFINSFNSIKSQIKQHLSKTNRTPKKIHCVGHSLGGALASLCADWLKSEYSCRVNLYTFGAPRVGLEQYAIKSGNRADKIFRCTHGGDPVPMIPLWPFVHAPYQGQEYRLDSSTRVCISAHSMSAFSNPGYLNTASSEDWTALKISANQYLHTPVRLKFEHRNQASFSEYWANKISSALITLLKDAGLLASIAAQASISVGLTFYDLLSRHLEKVAKASKVREVQVRGLLGHMLVFAGKPVTAIEDMTASFIRKVFSVVIGKLYRVAKQAIQAAS